Within Terriglobia bacterium, the genomic segment CGAGGCCTCGGCGGCCGAGTTTGATCGCGCGTTTGACGATCTTGGCTTCAGGGGGGTGATGGTTTTCAGCAACATCAATGGAGTGGCTCTGAGCGACCCCTGCTTCTGGCCTCTCTACGAACGCGCCGACCGGAGGAAGGCGGTGATCTACATTCATCCCTCCTTTCCCGTCGGGGTCGAGGCCATGACCGAATACTGGCTCACACCTCTGCTCGGCTTCACCTTCGACACTACACTCGCCGCGGCCAAACTCGTCTTCAGCGGCGTCACCGAAAGGTTTCCCGGAATCCAGTGGGTCCTCTGCCACCTCGGCGGAGCCATCCCCTACCTGGCGGAACGTTTGGATCGGGGGCACTCCGCATTCAAGGAGTGCAGGAAAAACATCAGCAAGCCGCCGAGCGAATACTTGAAGCGGTTCTATTTTGACACCGTCAATTTTGACCCGGCGGCCCTGCAGCTCGCGATTGATTTTGCCGGTGCAGATCACCTCGTGGCTGGGAGCGATTATCCGCATCAGATCGGGAGTCTGACGCAGATGATCGCCAGCATCGAAAAGCTGAGCATCCCCGAGGAACAGAAAGCGGGCATTCGATGGGGGAATGCGGCTCGATTACTGGGACTTTACAAATATGACGCATGACGAGTGACAAATGAAGCAGGCATCATTCGTCACTCTTCGTGCCTTATTTCTTTCGCGGAGCCAAAATGAGCTAGAACTCGAGAATGCCCTCATACATCAGATCTTTAACCTTGAAGCGCATGTCGAGTTTGATCAGCTGGTTGTTGCCCGCCGCCTTCGGAAATTCAGCATAAAAGCGCACGTCGCCGGTCTTGGCGTCGAGGATGGGTTTGTCGTCGACGATGCGCGGGAAAATAAACTTTGCCCCCAAGCCCTCACCGGGGATCGGGGCCTGGTACTCTTGCAGGAACACGCGCTTGCCGCCTTTGATGTCGAGATACGTGTTGTTCTTCATGGTGGCGGTGATGGCAACGCCAAAAGCCTGGAAAACAGGCTGGGTGAAACGACCGTCCTTGGCCAATCCCTGCTGATCGTAATCGACCGCGATAACGACAATCTTCTCGAATTTGCGGTCAACGTACTGGCGCATGAGCTCGGTCTGCTGCGGGGTGGACTTGGTCGGGTTGAGTTCCAGTATTCGCAGAAAGGCCTGGCGAATGGGCTTTGCGGAAAGAAAACGAATGCGGTAATTCACGCCGGTAGCCTGGTTCATGGCACCCCGGCTGTCGATAGGGCGGGCACCGGGAGTAAAGTAGGTTTCCGTGGTATCGGTTTCGGTTTGCGTTTGCCCCCAGCCAGATTGATTAAGTATCTTTTCGGCGTCCTGCATGGTCCATTCGGTCCAAGGTTTGTTCTTCTGCGCGGCCGCCACACCGATCGCCAATGCCAGGCCGAGCAATACCAGGAGCGCCATTGTTTTGCTCTTCATTACACCTTCCTCCATACAATTTCCGCTGATTAGATCTGGATGAAACTGGAATTTCGCGAAGCAGTATACTCCCAATTAGACGGGTCTGTCACAAGAAGGGTTCAGAAAAGCAACCGAGGCCGGTGGGAAACGAGGACGGACGTGACGATCACACAGGAAACTGCAAGCTGAAGCCGATCCGGCCTATCCGATCGGGAGGGCCGGCGACTTTGTGGCGATCTCCAGTTCAGACTTCATCGAGATCCTGGAGCTTTCCCCGAATTCGCAGCATGGCCGTCGCATGAATCTGGGCAACGCGCAGTTCCGAGATTCCGAATATCTCGGCGATCTCTTGCATGGAAAGATCTTCGTTGTGGTGGAGGGAAACGACCAGTTTCTCATTCTTGGGCAGTGCCTCGAGCGCGTGAGCCATCGCAATGCGAAATCCGGACTTGGAACAGACGCGGAAGGATTCCGCCTTCTCCGGGTCCGGGACATATTTGATTCTGGGCCCCAAACCCGCGTCCCCGTCGGCCGGCTCAAAATCGTTCATGCTGCCCAAGCCTATCCCCTTATGGAGATCGAGCAGGACATAAAACTCCCTCAGGCTCAATCCCAGCTCGTCGCAAACCTCCATATTGGTAGCGGGCCTCCCCAGGCGGGCCTCGCAGTCCCTGAAAGCCTTCTCTAATGCTCTGAGCCCATTCTCCGGCAATACCGGATCGGGATTCGCGGAAATCGTTTCTTGCAACATACCGATGCTCCGTCAAATGATTTAAGAAAGCGTCTGATTGTCTGCCAGCACATACTTCTATGCAGGATTCGTGCCATCGGGCAAAAAATCCTCGCACAAACCCGGGCCGGACGCAGTCGTCTGATCTTGCGCGGCGCGTGCCATCCCAAACACCAATACCCCCACTGCAATGCCGACGACGGATATCCCGCCGCAATGATCCGCGGCGATTCAAGAGAAGGCCGGCTTGGCTCCCTTGTAATCATCTGAAAAGACAATTGTTAGCCTGTATCCCTCGTCGAGCTCCGCGGGCCTGGGCATCCTTAGGCAACTCCCTTCGCGGACAAAGATGCCGGTCGGCGGCGACGGTGCCACGGGTCGCCGGGATGTCTCAACGTGGTCAGCTGGAAATCATACGTTGAACAATTCGATGGATTGTCAGGCCGGCAGGCTCACCCGGAGGATGTCATTTCTCATCACAGTTGGATGCTCATTTTCATCAACCTTGGGCAAGCAATTTCTCAAGGACGGCCCTGAACTTGATCCAAGTTCCCCGGCACGCGTAAGCGTGTTTCGAAAATAGAATTTGCCGGGAGCGGTCGGGCCCCCGCTCCCCTCCTCATGTCTCCCAACATTGCCCCGATTCTCATGCAGGGTGCGCTCCTGGGCGCATGAGAGACTGCTCTCTCACTATGATTGAGAGCGGCTCTGAGCTGCCCGACTGCGCGACGGTGGGCAAGACTTTCACACTAGGTGTACAGAAACCGCACAGTACGGGAGGACCCTTGCGTTGAAGCCATTGAGTTTACAGAAGTTCATTCATGGCACACGGATTGCTCCCCTTTTGTGGATGGGTCTGTGATGTCAGGTGTTTCGGGCTTCCGAATCGAGAGTCGGAGTGATTCGGGCTGCAGGCATTCTTCAGGTCAAGGAGTCATTCACTGCGGTCACAGGGTGCGGAATTCTCAGGTGTCTTTGTTCCGAGGCGGCTGTGCTGAAAATGAAAATTCTTATTAATACGGCAGCAGCGGCGCTGGCGCTGGCTGCAGCGGTCAGTGCTATCGCAATGCAGTCCGGTTCTCAGGATCCGCCGCGAGGTCAAAGAGGGCAGTGGGATCAGGGCGGACGGGACGGCAAGGGTTGGACGGAGCGCGACAAGCAGGAGCGGTTGGAGCGCTTGAGCAAAACGCTGGCCTGGAGGATGAACGCTCCTGATCCCGGTCCGGAAACCACTTTCCTGCACGCTCGCGCAAGCGAGTTGTTGGAACGTACCAGGCAGGCGCGTGCAAACAACTTCCAGTTTGACCGGCTCGCGCGTGCCATGGATGCCCTGCTCCGGGCCAGCGAGAGGATTTTTATGTCTCGCAAAGCCGGCGAGATCGACGATAATGATAAGCGCGACGCCGCAGAATTTTTGCAGCGCTGCTACTTCCGCGTGCAACAGGCGGGATATTTCGCCGAGCTGAGCGGGGAGAAGCTGGCAAACCAGTACGTAACTTACACGCGCAGCCTCTACCAGCAGGCGCGCAGCGCTTACGATGCCCACCAATATGACAGGGCTCAGATGCTGGGAGACGCGTCTTCCATGATCGTGGCGGCTTTGGAGAACATTGCTCATGCCTCGCTGCGCATTCCCGATCCGCCTGTGATCAAGTAGGCAAAGATGTTCTGGCCGGCCCCAGCGAGTTTCCGCGCCCAAGCAGCAATCATCGCCGCCGCCTCCCTGGCCGTCTTCGGACTGGCGGCATTCATCGTGAACAACATCATCACGACGACGGAAGGCGCCCTGCGGGCGGATGCGCGACAAACTTGCATCGCCGCATGCCAGGAACTCCGAACTCAATACGATGAGCGGACCACTTACGGGAGCGATCTGCTGCAGATGCCCCCGGAAGCACAGGATCTCTCTCTCACCGGAATGGCAAAAACAGTCTTGCGGGCATTCGAGGGGGTCGACGGAGGCATCTATCTGGTGAAGGAGGATCGTCTGTCGGGCTATGCCAGTTCCTCCGAGACGACCGCTGCGAGACCTCGCCCAAGGGGTCCAAGAATGGAGTTTATCCGATCCCTGGCCGCGCGCGCCGCTGCGACCGACGAGATCATATCCCAAGAAAACCAGTTCGACACCAATTACGTCGTCTGGGCCGCCGGGCGCACGAAATCCGGCGGTGCGGTCGCGTGGACGGCGAGACGCATCTCGTTGGCTCGTGAACCAATCGCGGAAACCGTGCGCTGGTGGCTTGCCGCCCTGGTTCTTTTTACCCTCCTGGGCATGCTTGGGATCGTCTCCATCTGGTACATGCTCCACTCGGGCGTGGCCGGCATCCGCCGCGGCCTGCACAAACTCGAGGAGGACTTCACCTATCGCCTGCCCATGATCAGGGGCGATTTGGGCCAAATTGCCATGGCCATCAACGGCATGGCCGAACGGCGCGTGGCGCTCGAGGCCGAACTGCGCCGTCAGGACCGGCTGGCCGCACTTGGAAAGGTAGTCTCCGGCGTGGCTCACGAAGTGCGCAATCCATTGAACTCCATGAAGCTCACACTGCAGCTCCTCGACCGGCGGCTGAAGAAGGGAGCGCCCGTCTCCCATGAGATCCAGGAATCCCTGCGCGAGATTGACCGTCTTGACATGATCGTGGGGCGGCTCCTGGCTTTCGGCCGTCCCGCCATGATCAATCGCCAGGTCCAGAAGCTGGCGCCCCTGGCGGAACAGGCGGTCAAGATGGTGCAGGAACCCGCACGGCAGAAAGGGGTGCTCATCTCGATCCGGGGACTCGAAGAGGGCCAGGCTGCGGATGTCGACGGCCCACAGATCGTGCAGGTGCTGATCAATCTTCTTCTCAACGCCATAGACGCATCCCCCCCCGCCGGCACGGTCGCCGTCGAAGTGACGCACCAGGATTCGAGTTTGCGCATCGTGGTTTCGGACCAGGGTCCCGGCATCGCGGAAGAGGCTAAGCCCCACATTTTCGACGCCTACTACACCACCAAGCCGAATGGCAGCGGACTGGGCTTGGCCGTGTCGCGCGAGATCGTGGCGAATCACGGAGGTGTGCTCGAGTTCGAAACCGGTCCTTCGGGTACGAACTTCATCCTGCAGCTTCCGATCGACAGGAGTCGCCCGCTTTGAAACACGATGTTCCCATTTTGATCGCCGAAGACGAGAAGCAGGCGCGGGAGTCGCTCTCCGCCCTGCTCGAGGATGAAGGATACAAGGTCATCTGCGCGTCAGATGGAGATGAGGCCGCCCGAATCCTCACTACGACGACCGTGGAGGCGGCACTGATCGATATTCGCATGCCCGGCAAAGATGGCCTGGTGCTGCTGCGCGAGTTGCGTGAGAATCCCAATCCCCCCGCCGTCCTGATCATGACTGCTTATGGCACCAGCGCCGTCGCCATCGAAGCGATGGCTCTCGGCGCTTTCGACTATCTGATCAAGCCGCTGAATTTCGACGAACTGCGCATCCAGCTCCAGCGAGCCATTGAAAACCGGCGCCGCATCCGTGAGCTCGAGGCCTACCGCATCGAGGAGGACACGCTCCAGGAGTCCGAGATCGTCGGCAGCAGTCCTGCCATGCAGAAGCTGTACAAGCTGATCGGCCAGACGGCACCGACCGACTCGACCGTGCTGATCCGCGGCGAATCCGGAACGGGAAAGGAGGTGGTCGCGCGCGCCCTTCATCGGCACAGCCCGCGCGCCGCACTGCACATGGTGAAGGTCAATTGCGCGTCGATCCCGGAAACACTCCTGGAGGCCGAACTGTTCGGGCATGAACGGGGCGCTTTCACCGGAGCCACTCAGCGTCGTATCGGCAAGTTCGAGTTCGCGGATGGCGGGACCATCTTTCTGGACGAGATCGGTGACCTCAGCCCCTCAACCCAGGCAAAAATGTTGCGTGTGCTCCAGGACCACTGCGTGGAACGACTCGGATCGAATATAACCATTCCGCTCGATGTCCGCGTCCTCGCCGCCACCAACCGCGATCTCGAGGGCGCCGTTCGCGAAGGACGCTTCCGCGAGGATCTGTATTATCGCCTGAATGTGGTTGCCATCGTCATTCCCCCGCTGCGCGAGCGGCGCGAAGACATCTTTGAACTGGCACAGGTCCTGCTGCGTCGCAGCGCAGCACGCCTCAGGCTGCCGACACCCACGATCTCCGAAGAGGCGCGCCGGGTCCTCTACCAGAACGACTGGCCTGGAAACGTGCGCGAACTGGAACACTGCCTCGAGCGCGCCCTGATTCTCAGCCGCTCGGGAGTGATCATGCCCGAACACGTCAAGCTCGCCGCCGGACCGCTTACCGCCGACCCCCTCGATGCCTTCAGCCTCGAAGAGGGGCTCCATGGGGCGGTCCACAAGCTCGAACGCCGGCTGATCGAACGCGCCCTGGCAACCGCGGCGGGGAATCGTACCCGCGCCGCGCAACTGCTGAAGATCAACCGCAGGCTCCTCTACGACAAACTTCGCGAGCACGGCCTCGAATAAAAACGACCGATGACAGATGACACCCCGTAGATTCGTCAATCTTCATTTTCCCTGCGGTTTGGATAGTTAGATGATTTTGTCCATATTTCGGTTCATCAGGCGTGCGCCACCACGGGCGGAAAAGACGCGAAAACTCATCTCGTCTAGTTCGTGTATTTCCTGGCTCCCGGTTCTAGAATAGGTTCCCGGAGGATCGCATGGATCGAAGATATTCGCTGCACCGAGGTGAGCCGATGGGTGGAGATCGACGCGTCAGTCATCGTCGCGCTGCCGCAGACCCGACCCGGGCGGTGGCGCTCTTCCTGTTCACTGTCATGAGCCTGCCGGCTCTCGGCCGCGCGGCCGCGTCCGATGCGGCTTTGCGTCAGGCGATCCTCAGCGCAGAGCACAACCGTGCTCGCTCTGAGACAGATCTTGCCGTCCTTACAGACGCGGCCGGAAACAGCGATCCCGCGATTCAGTGCCTGGCGGTGCGGGCTCTCGGCCGTCTGGAGCGGCCCGAGCTGGCGGATCACATTCGCCCGCTGTTGGCCGCGCCGTCGCCTGAGGTGCGCTGCGAGGCCGCCACTGCATATGGCCGCGCTCTCCTGGCTGACCGGCTCCGGGCAGCCGAGGCGGGCGCACATTTGCGCGAGCGGCTTGCGGGGGAGGGGGATGCAGAGGTGCGTGCTGCCTTATGCCAAGTGCTCGGCCGCCTTCCCTACCAGACCGCAGGAGATTACCGGGCCGCCGAAGCTGCATTGGTCGCAGCGACGCGCTCTGCAGCTGGGCACGACGCGCCTGCAGCCGTGCTGCTCGGCGCGGCCAGAGGCATCGAGTCACTGGTCCGTCTGAGCCTCAAGCTCTCACCTCCGGCGGCCGCAACCGTTGAAAGACTGCAGGAACTGGCCTCATCCGCAAAGGAAGATGTGGTGAGACGGCTGGCGCTGGCGGCGCTGGTGGCATCAGCAAAAGCGGACGCTGCGTTTCTCACCCGTGTCCTCCAGGACCGGGATGTCCAGGTGCGCCGTCAGGCAGTTCGGGGCGCGGCATCACTTTCGACTGACGACCGTGGCGCCGATGCCATCATAAGCCGCTCCCTGAAGGATCCTTCTTCGACAGTCCGCTACGAGGCACTTGCGGCCTACGGCCGCCGTGGCCGCGCAGAGGGCTGCAGACCGATTCTCGCGGCCGTGAAGGACCCAACGCCTTTCGTGGCGTTGCAGGCTGTCGATCTGCTCGCTGGCGTGTGTCCTGCCCACCAGATGGTTGTCGACACCCTGGCACAGATCGCCGACAAGCTGCCGGCGAAATCCGTCGCCAGGGGCTGGCACGCGCCTGCGCACGCTCTTGTCGCACTCTCCAAGGTTGCGCCTGAAGCCGCGCGCTCCAGGTTGACGCGTTTCGCGGAACATCCGCAGTGGCAGGTACGGGCTTATGCGGCGCGGGCAGCCGCCAACACCCGTGACCACATGCTACTCGAGAAGCTGGCATGCGATCCGGTCGACAATGTCAGGACCGCAACGCTTGGGGGGCTCATCACCAACCGGCGTCACGAAGCGGACGCTCTTTATCTGCAAGCCCTCGCAGCGCGCGACTATCAGCTGATCAGCACGGCGGCGCGCGGCCTGACAGCTGCGCCGGACAAGGCCGGTGCCGTGACGGCACTCATTGCTTCTCTCGCCAGGCTGACTGCGGAGCACCGCGACACGTCGCGCGACCCACGGATCGCCATCCTCCAGCGCCTGCGGGAGCTGGGATCCGCAGAGCATGCCACTGCCCTGGAGCCCTATCTGGCCGATTTCGATCCCAGAGTGGCTGCGCTGGCCGCCGAGGTGCTGGCATCCTGGACCGGCACCCGGCATGTTCCCGTAACCAGGGCACTGGATCCGGGTCCGGCTCCCCGGCTTGCCGAGATTGAAGCACTCGCCAACGCAACGGCCATAGTGAGGATGCGCACCGGCGGGAGTTTCGAGTTGCACTTGCTCTCCGCCGACGCGCCTGCGACCGTGTTGCGTTTTGTGCAGCTGGCGCGATCCGGATATTACGCCGGACTGACGTTTCACCGGGTCGAGCCCAACTTCGTCATTCAAGGAGGCAGTCCCGGGGCCAACGAGTATATGGGGGATGCGCGCTATATGCGGGATGAACTGGGACGACTCATGCATGCGCGTGGCACCGTCGGCATTTCAACCCGCGGGCGCGACACGGGCGACGCCCAGATCTTCATCAACCTGGTCGACAATCCCAGGCTGGATCCGGATTACACGGTTTTCGCGGCAGTCGTCCGCGGCATGGATGTGGTCGAGGGCGTGCTGGAGGGTGACGTGATCGATCGCGTCGAGATCCGTACCGCCCGAGCCGGCGCGCGCGCTTGCGGCACCAGCAACCATGAAACGCACTCACCGCATTTGTGCGGCTGGTGAGTATCCGGGTCTTTATCCCACAGACCCGGCGGTAATCAGCACTTCGATCTTTGCCTGGCTCTGCAGAGTCTTGACCAGTTTCGCCACCTCGGCATCTTCTTTCTGGTTTTTCAGAAACTCGGTGAGCTGGCCGCGAACCTCATCTAGCGTGGATGTCCCCGCCGTCTTCCTGTCCGTCAGCTTGATGACGTGATAGCCGAACGATGTCCTCACAACGCCGACCTCGCCCACCTTCAGTCTGGCGGCCGCCTGTTCATATTCGGGGGCGAGTTCGCCGTTGGTGGTCACGCCGATATCGCCCCCCTGCGAGGCGGAGGGGTCCATGGAGTTTTCCTTGGCCAGCTTAGCGAAATCTTCCCCCTTTTTTGCGCGTTCCAGGAGCGCTTCGGCACGCTGTTGGGCGATCTTGTCCTGCTCGGCCGAGGCACCTTCCGGCACACTGATCAGAATGTGGCTGGTCCGGATGATATCCGGATGCTTGAACTCATCGGGGTGGGTGTTGTAGTAATCCAAGACCTCAGCCGGCGTGACGACCAGCTTCTTGGTGATATTCTCCCGAATGTATTTCTCGACCACCAGGGTCCTGGCCAGCTCCCGGGAGAGCGCCTTACGATCCATCCCGCGGTTTGCCAGATCGGTGTTCAGCGCGGCGTCGTTCGGATATGTCTTGGCAACCTGGTCGAATTGCGCCTGGATTTCGGCCTGCGTGGCCACCACGCCGCTGCCGATCGCTTTCTGGTACAGGAGCTCATCTCCCACAAGCTGGGCCAGCTGGCGGCTCGTGACTTCACTTCGGTAGTCATCACGCAGGTCCTTCCAGGCCGGGCTGCCGATGGTGGCCAGCTCCGCGCGGACGCGCTGCTCGAGATCCCTACCCAGAACGGGCTTGCCGTTCACGCGCGCGACCACTGCAGGGAAAAGTGCATTAGGAGCCGCCGGAGGAATCGGCTCGTCCGGCTCGGCCGCCTTGGCAGGAGGTTTGGCCGCCTGAGCCGGCGGGGTTGGGGGCTTTTTTGTTTGGGTCTGACCAGTCGCCTGACCCTGGGTCTGAGCCACGACATAACTGGCTGACAGGATTACAGCAACCACAGCCGCCAATCTGATATATGTTTTCACGGGGTATAAAGCGCTCCTTCAATTGATTTCGATATGGGTAATCCACCGGCGCTGGTGCTCGTGGGCCGGGCCTCGCCGGGTGCCGGCAGATCCGCCGGAAATAATAGCATACCGGTGGGAAAAGGGGACAGCCAAGAATGGCTCTCAGTCAAGCTGCATGCTCGTCCCTCCATATTCTGCGTTCATCTGCGTCTATCTACGGTCAATGTTCCGCCCTCGGCGCACTCTGCGTTGAGACTTTTGGGTTGCCGCCAGGCTGCGCCGTGTCATTCGTGGCTCCTTTTGGCCTGCCGTGTGTGAATCGCGGGTCCATCCTCCCGGCTCTTGCAATCGCATTCCATTTGAGTTATTCCTGAACCCCACCCGAATGGGGGATGCCTTGCGTCTCAACTGGCTGGACGGCCTCATTGTCGTCTTCTATCTGGCCGCGATCACACTTTTTGGCGTCAGCTTCCGCAAAAAGCAGCGGTCTCTGCACACTTATTTTCTCGGAGGCCAGGATATCCCTGCCTGGGCTCTGTCCCTGTCGATCGTGGCAACGGAAACCAGTACGCTCACCATCATCGGCACTCCGGCCATTGCTTTCGGCGGGGACCTCTCGTTCCTCCAGCTGGTGATGGGCTATCTGGTCGGACGCGTGTTCATCTGCCTGGTCCTGATCCCGGCCTATTTTAAGGGGCAGATGTACACCGCCTACGAACTCATGCAGCGGCGCTTCGGGTCCACGATCAAGCATGCCACGGCCAGCATGTTCCTGATCACGAGGGCGCTGGCGGAGGGCGTGCGGGTGTTCGCCATCGCCACCGTAG encodes:
- a CDS encoding peptidylprolyl isomerase, with the translated sequence MDRRYSLHRGEPMGGDRRVSHRRAAADPTRAVALFLFTVMSLPALGRAAASDAALRQAILSAEHNRARSETDLAVLTDAAGNSDPAIQCLAVRALGRLERPELADHIRPLLAAPSPEVRCEAATAYGRALLADRLRAAEAGAHLRERLAGEGDAEVRAALCQVLGRLPYQTAGDYRAAEAALVAATRSAAGHDAPAAVLLGAARGIESLVRLSLKLSPPAAATVERLQELASSAKEDVVRRLALAALVASAKADAAFLTRVLQDRDVQVRRQAVRGAASLSTDDRGADAIISRSLKDPSSTVRYEALAAYGRRGRAEGCRPILAAVKDPTPFVALQAVDLLAGVCPAHQMVVDTLAQIADKLPAKSVARGWHAPAHALVALSKVAPEAARSRLTRFAEHPQWQVRAYAARAAANTRDHMLLEKLACDPVDNVRTATLGGLITNRRHEADALYLQALAARDYQLISTAARGLTAAPDKAGAVTALIASLARLTAEHRDTSRDPRIAILQRLRELGSAEHATALEPYLADFDPRVAALAAEVLASWTGTRHVPVTRALDPGPAPRLAEIEALANATAIVRMRTGGSFELHLLSADAPATVLRFVQLARSGYYAGLTFHRVEPNFVIQGGSPGANEYMGDARYMRDELGRLMHARGTVGISTRGRDTGDAQIFINLVDNPRLDPDYTVFAAVVRGMDVVEGVLEGDVIDRVEIRTARAGARACGTSNHETHSPHLCGW
- a CDS encoding peptidylprolyl isomerase, with amino-acid sequence MKTYIRLAAVVAVILSASYVVAQTQGQATGQTQTKKPPTPPAQAAKPPAKAAEPDEPIPPAAPNALFPAVVARVNGKPVLGRDLEQRVRAELATIGSPAWKDLRDDYRSEVTSRQLAQLVGDELLYQKAIGSGVVATQAEIQAQFDQVAKTYPNDAALNTDLANRGMDRKALSRELARTLVVEKYIRENITKKLVVTPAEVLDYYNTHPDEFKHPDIIRTSHILISVPEGASAEQDKIAQQRAEALLERAKKGEDFAKLAKENSMDPSASQGGDIGVTTNGELAPEYEQAAARLKVGEVGVVRTSFGYHVIKLTDRKTAGTSTLDEVRGQLTEFLKNQKEDAEVAKLVKTLQSQAKIEVLITAGSVG
- a CDS encoding sigma-54 dependent transcriptional regulator, coding for MKHDVPILIAEDEKQARESLSALLEDEGYKVICASDGDEAARILTTTTVEAALIDIRMPGKDGLVLLRELRENPNPPAVLIMTAYGTSAVAIEAMALGAFDYLIKPLNFDELRIQLQRAIENRRRIRELEAYRIEEDTLQESEIVGSSPAMQKLYKLIGQTAPTDSTVLIRGESGTGKEVVARALHRHSPRAALHMVKVNCASIPETLLEAELFGHERGAFTGATQRRIGKFEFADGGTIFLDEIGDLSPSTQAKMLRVLQDHCVERLGSNITIPLDVRVLAATNRDLEGAVREGRFREDLYYRLNVVAIVIPPLRERREDIFELAQVLLRRSAARLRLPTPTISEEARRVLYQNDWPGNVRELEHCLERALILSRSGVIMPEHVKLAAGPLTADPLDAFSLEEGLHGAVHKLERRLIERALATAAGNRTRAAQLLKINRRLLYDKLREHGLE
- a CDS encoding amidohydrolase yields the protein MPFIDFHNHFYPPEYLEAIQAGPSNVRVTFDSEGNPLVHYPGDYNILVPGHRDISYRADALSRAGVTKQILSFTTPGTHVETPDRAVELARMVNDAMARIVYERGARFAALATLPMNAPEASAAEFDRAFDDLGFRGVMVFSNINGVALSDPCFWPLYERADRRKAVIYIHPSFPVGVEAMTEYWLTPLLGFTFDTTLAAAKLVFSGVTERFPGIQWVLCHLGGAIPYLAERLDRGHSAFKECRKNISKPPSEYLKRFYFDTVNFDPAALQLAIDFAGADHLVAGSDYPHQIGSLTQMIASIEKLSIPEEQKAGIRWGNAARLLGLYKYDA